Genomic DNA from bacterium:
CGCATTGTCACCCGTTCTTTACCGGCAAGACAAAGATAATCGATAAGGCAGGCCGTGTTGAACGCTTCCGTTCACGCTTCGGTGAAACAAAAGGAACAAAAATCCTTACGGCAAAGGAAAAGACCGAACTTGAAGCCAAACAAGCCGCAGCAAAAGCCGAAGCAAAGAAAACGACAAGGCCCAAACGAAGCTCTAAAAAATAACTTATGAAGGAACGTATCTCAGACCTGGAAGAAAAGTTCACCAGGATTAAGGAGTTCCTTTGACACAGCCGCTTTAGCGGCAACAAGAGATGAGCTGAGGGAACGGGCTTCGGCACCTGATTTCTGGAATAACCAAAGAAAAGCGCGCGAAACAATGAGTGAACTTTCGCGCATTGAAAAAATCATCGAGACCCTTGAGCGCCTTGAAAAGGAAATAGGCGAGGCTGATGAACTTTATGAGATGTTTGCAGGCGATTCTCAGTCGGAAAAAGACCTTTCAAGGACGCTGGATAAAGCCGAGCAAGAACTTCGCGACCTAGAGATATCGCTTGTGCTCTCCGATCCGAACGATTCAAAAATGGCAATAATGACGATCCATCCAGGAGCCGGAGGTGTTGAAAGCTGCGACTGGGCGGAGATGCTCTATCGTATGTATCTGAGATACTTTGAGAGGAAGGGATATAAAGCGAATGTTCTCGACTTTCAGCCCGACGATGTTGCGGGAATAAAGGATGCAACCATTGAGGTTTCAGGCGAGTTTGCTTACGGAATGCTTAAAGGCGAATCAGGAATTCACAGACTGGTTAGAGTTTCTCCATTCGATGCTGCAAAGCGCAGGCATACGTCGTTTGTGTCCGTTTTTGTAATGCCCGAGATAGAAGATGTAGAGGTCTCTATTAGTCCTGATGATTTAAGGATCGATACTTACCGGGCGGGCGGTCATGGCGGGCAGAACGTCAATAAACTTTCAACCGCTATAAGGATAACTCATATTCCGACAGGCATTGTCGTTCAGTGCCAGAATGAACGTTCGCAGCATCAAAACAAAGAGAATGCGATGAAGGTCCTGCGAGCACGGGTGTATGCCTATGAACAGGAAAAAGCGAACAAGGAGAGGGAGAAGCTGGAGGATGCCAAAACAGAAATAGCGTGGGGACATCAGATACGTTCATACGTGCTCTTTCCTTACCAGATGATTAAAGACCATCGCACCGAACACGAGCAACACAATGTAGATGCGGTACTTGATGGCGACATTGAGGAGTTTCTCAACGCAACGCTTCTCTGGCAAGCGAGCGCCCGTAAAAGCTAACAGACCTCAAACTTGACGCTCCTATATTACAAATTACAATAATACAATGGATATGAAACAAAGCTTCCTTGCGGATGCGATGCTTGGCAAGCTCAGCAAATGGCTGAGGGCGCTTGGCTGGGATACAAGTTACATAAAAAATAAACCTGCAACAGAACTTCTGCAAACTGCTGAAACCGAAGGAAGAACCCTTAAAACACTCATGCCGACCTCCTTAGCGTTTAGAAAGCTAACTTAAATATGGTTTATTTAAATGAAGTATATTGTGGGTAAAAGGGGTTGTCAAGGGTAAAATGGTATTACGAAATTCATAATGAAGTTGCTTACCTGTGTATGTATGATAAAAGAAAGTATGACAAGTTAGGCAGGATATCATAATATTTAAACCATCCAAGTCTGAATAAGTAAAGTAATCCACGATCTTGGAATATCCAAACCAAGAGATAACTAATACTTGAGACCAAAAAAAATCCTGATCCTATCCAAGTAAATGCCCGATAATGGGTTGAGGTTTCTTTTTTTATAGCAAGCAATGCAAGTGAAATACCTGCGACAAACATGAATAGAAAATTGTACAGTAAGTAACCGAGAACTGCAATAAAGAGAATTACACCTAATTGTATGATGTTTTTAGTGCTATCTTTCATCTATTCCTCCAAAACAACTCAAATTAGAGTACACTCGGCAATAAAAATATACGCCACCCTGAAGTAAACAGCTCGAGGATTGAATTCCAATTGATAAGCCATCTTGAAATCTAACCACATACCTGAGAGCATGAGTATAGTCACAATAGGTATGTAAAAGATACCCCAGGAGAGTATTCTTTTAAAAAGCTGGAGATCAAGCGAACGGCAGGCTTTTCTGAGTAAAACCATCACGCATGTCAAAACACCTGCAATCAGCAATGACGCAATCGTCACCTGCAGCCGGAACATGTTGGGATCAAGCGGTATGTCGGAGAAGTATGCTCTTGCCATTCTTTCCAGAGTGAAATCGTATATTGTTATGTATGGGAAGTAAGCGCAGAATCCTAATACAACCAATACTGCAAGAGAAGTCAGGATTATGGGTAATGTTTTCTTCATTAATTAAACCTCCTTTACTCTTATAAGATTATTTAATAATACTTGTGTTAGTCAAGTCTACCCTTGAAACATACCAGATGGAGCTCAAGGCCTTATCTAGTACGTCGTTTGGATTCCATATTAAGCAAACAAATGACGTCTGTCAGAAGACCGGCGCTATCGCCATTCGCCGATAAGAATGAACGGGGCCCAGAAGAAAGGATGGGAGTATTTTGAACTGTGTATCAAATCCGACTGGGCTCTGCGAAGCGCCTCGGATTTGCTCATGGTTTTAAGATAGCCGTAGAAAGAGATCATGA
This window encodes:
- the rpmE gene encoding 50S ribosomal protein L31; amino-acid sequence: MKDKIHPKYAEVTVHCACGFEYKTYSTREKIRLDICSHCHPFFTGKTKIIDKAGRVERFRSRFGETKGTKILTAKEKTELEAKQAAAKAEAKKTTRPKRSSKK
- a CDS encoding peptide chain release factor 2 (programmed frameshift), with amino-acid sequence MKERISDLEEKFTGLRSSFDTAALAATRDELRERASAPDFWNNQRKARETMSELSRIEKIIETLERLEKEIGEADELYEMFAGDSQSEKDLSRTLDKAEQELRDLEISLVLSDPNDSKMAIMTIHPGAGGVESCDWAEMLYRMYLRYFERKGYKANVLDFQPDDVAGIKDATIEVSGEFAYGMLKGESGIHRLVRVSPFDAAKRRHTSFVSVFVMPEIEDVEVSISPDDLRIDTYRAGGHGGQNVNKLSTAIRITHIPTGIVVQCQNERSQHQNKENAMKVLRARVYAYEQEKANKEREKLEDAKTEIAWGHQIRSYVLFPYQMIKDHRTEHEQHNVDAVLDGDIEEFLNATLLWQASARKS